The DNA window GGTACCCATAATGTAAGGCCTCTCAGCTTTAAATTTTCCATTACCACGTTACTATTATCATCAGTTAGATTCCTATATTTAATCGTTTTATTCAAATGAATACTCAGATCTAAAGCCCCAAACCCCTGGGTCCTTTGCTTTTATGCATTCACTCGATTTTAGGTAGGCTTCTTCTCGGATAATGAAGTTTTCTGACATTCAGGAATGATTAAAGTGAAACAGTGTATCTGTTAGAAGCCATTTTATGCTTCCCCAGACAGGTGACATGTGTTTAATCATTAATATTATCTACCCTTTAGtaataattatatttattattattacaatctAATGTATGATTATCAATTTATATGAAAGTAATCCTCAGCAGATAACATGCTGACAGTCACGGCGAGCAGCTCTGATACAAGTCTGACTAAACGGCGGCCAtcatcagtgtgtttgctgacaccagaataacttcagtttattccaaagtcatcaacagcagatggttgtttttacactgaGTCCCTGAACAAACATGTGGGCTGCTGGAAAACGGCTTTGATGGAGCTGTGATgcatttgaagtcattttaggAGAGAAATGAGTGGGAAATGCCGCTGAGCAGTGCTGGCCACGGCGGTGAATAGGTGAGGTTTGGAGGCTCCACAGACAAAATGCAGAGAGCATCAGAGCTCTACATGACTTGAATATGAAGAGACACAAGTCCGCTATCGGCTCCCTTCACTGTCAGCCTTCAGCACTTGTCCCACATTTAGTTTTTCACCTTTTCTCAGTCAAGAGAAAACACAAGTGCTCCagctttcacactgcacagaGGAGCCACGGGCTGGGTTGAGTCTCCACGGTTCTCACGGTGTGTTTAAGGACAGCCTCCTGCTCGGAGCTTTCAACAGTCCAGTCAGACACTCTCGTGTGTTACTCGGCAAGAACAAGATGGCAGagacagctccagctccagctccggCCGCCGCGCCGGCCAAAGCCGCCAAGAAGAAGGCGCCTAGACCGAAGAAGACCGGTCCTAGCGTCGGCGAGCTCATCCTGAAAACTGTGGCCGCATCCAAGGAGCGGAGCGGCGTGTCTGCGGCCGCCCTCAAGAAGGCTCTGGCTGCCGGAGGCTACGATGTGGACAAGAACAAGTCCCGCGTCAACACTGCCATCAAGGCCCTGGTGGCTAAGGGCTCTCTGGTCCAGACCAAAGGGACCGGGGCCTCCGGCTCCTTCAAGATGAGCAAGAAGGCTGCCGAACCTAAGAAGGTCAAGAAGCCGGCCAAGAAAGCCGCTCCTAAAGCCAAGAAGCCCGCCCCGGCCAAGAAGCCCAAGACAGCGGCAGCTAAGAAGCCAGCAGCCGCTAAGAAGTCTCCCAAGAAGGCTAAGAAACCCGCAACGGCCAAGAAAGCAGCTAAGAGCCCCAAGAAGGCTGCAAAGAGCCCGAAAAAGGCCACCAAGAGCCCCAAGAAGGTGGCCAAAAAGGCCCCTGCAGCCAAGAAAGCCCCCGCAAAGAAGGCAGCCAAGCCCAAAGTCAAGAAAGCAGCAGCCAAGAAGAAGTGAGCTGTCATCAGTCTCATCAACAAACTACTCTCTAaaaggctcttttaagagccacccacATCATCCTTAAAGAGCACTCTGTCATTAATTCGTTAATTAATtaatagggttttttttgtttgttttgactgtATCACTCGTGCTTTGTTCGAGCTATAGTGGGCAATACAAAATAGAGACATCTCTGATCTATTAATTCTGAATTCATTGCGTATTGTAAAATGAATAGTCATCTTATCGATATACTAAGACAAAGGTGTGCTCATGTTATTGGAAAGAGTGATGATTGAGTTTTAGAAGAAATAATAAACAGGGTCTTTTCACAACTGTTATCATTAAACATGTATTGACATATAGTGGTAGAACGTAAACTTCAGTGCATCTgtcagctttagttactttgaagCTTGACTTCTACAACATATCAATAAGGTATGAGGTATTAAAACAGCAGCCAAGAAGAAGCTAAATATAGAAACAACTCTGTAAATTTTATTAATTATAGCTCTTTAAATAGTTAACTTATATATACAAAGCGAAAAAAAATTAGATATTTGGCCAGTTACAGTTAACTTAATTTTATCTGTATCTCACCCATCAAAAACGACTAACAAGGTATTGCTCTACAGATGTAAAAGGCAGGGTGTCTTCACCTTATAATGCAGTCACATGAGACAGGCGTACATCAGAATTtcctttattctgtttttttttgtgaaagcaTGTCATTCACAATGCTTAATTAAGCAGTGACTGAACAATTCAGACCGAAGAGACATGAGGAATTATCTTCAGAGAAAgtgggtggctcttaaaagagcctttgtattgatttttttttttcccgtcaACACGTTTACTTGGAGCTGGTGTACTTGGTGACGGCCTTGGTGCCCTCAGACACGGCGTGCTTGGCCAGCTCACCGGGCAGCAGCAGGCGGACGGCGGTCTGGATctccctggaagtgatggtGGAGCGCTTGTTGTAGTGAGCCAGACGGGAGGCCTCACCGGCGATGCGCTCAAAGATGTCGCTCACAAACGAGTTCATGATGCCCATAGCCTTGGACGAGATGCCGGTGTCGGGGTGGACCTGCTTCAGCACCTTGTACACGTAAATGGCGTAGCTCTCCCTCCTggtcctcctctttttcttgcCGCTCTTACTGACGCTCTTAGACACGGCTTTCTTTGAGCCCTTCTTGGGCGCTTTCACGGTGGTCTCAGGCATGATcagaaaagtcgatttgtcCTTTATGGAATGGCGTCATTGTCTGCAGAGGAGTCTATTTGTATCCACTTGATGCAAATAGTACTGTGCTGTTGCTCGCACTGGATTGGTCAGCTTCTGAAGCTGGGAAACAATACAGTGGGTGAGTGAggggagaaagaagaaagaaaatcaagttatttaaaaagttaaaactaaTAGCCGGCGTTGcgttaaatacaaaattattcaGCTATTTAGATAGTAAATGATACATACCTTGTTATAAATGATATATTTGATGCCATTCCTTTTCAAATTACATACAAAAGAAATTATTAGATCAAATCTGTTCAAAAGCTTCTCTCTCTGATCTGTGCAGGATTTTAAATCCTCACATCATCCATCTAAGCTGTTTGGACTTTAGAACAAAAACTAGAAAAAATAACACATCTTTTCAAATCTGATAGCTTTATTATGTTACAATAGTGACTGATTATTCTGATCATTTAGTAATGAAAGCCTCTGTCCTGTGTGGGGGGGATGATGAAAAAGAGACTTTTGGAAACTTAATGTTAAATATCTAAATAAGGTTTAGGCTCAAAAGCCACTTGATTAGGTGGAAAAATGCTGTGATTTGTCAGTAAAACAACTAGGACTGCTGCCACAAACACTGGTGGATATGATGCTACCTGTCGCCAGAAAGACAACTGATGTCGGTTTGTTATATTTTTGGTGGACAGTGGATCGTAGCTTGATAGGCATCTCACTGAAGTGATATGCCATCTACCATCCCCTACACCTCCAGATGATGTCAGCTTATATATtatgtcactttaaaaacactgatatgatacatatgaaatgtagaAATGCAAGGTATTTGTGGTTTGTAGTAACATATGTTGTCAGTATTTCATGACAATGTATTATGATATAAGTCACTGaggtgacaaaaataaattaggATCTatgtggaaaacaaaacaaaacaaaacaaaaataatccccTTTTAATTCATAGGAAAATAAAACGTATCCCTATTCAAAAGTTTGTAAGTCTTTCTAAGGTGTAACAAGGACATATTTTTGATAATATctttatatttaaaatctggGAGCCAATAGAAGCCTCCCATTACTACCCAGCTGTGTGTGCATATTGTATGATGTGTGTGAGCTTTTAGTGTAGCTCCATATTTGTGCTTTCAGTCAGAGTAAAAATTCTTGGAGCTCAGAAAGTCACAACATGGTTAAATCTGATAAGCATGATGAAGTTTCATCTTGTCTGTCCCAAACCTCCAAGTTTCCACTGTGTGGGTGGAGCAATGGGTCTGTGAGAGCtttaaaacaaagaagaaatgTTCACACTTAAAGTCATTTAAATTGAATTCTAAAGCAAAATTATAAGATGAAAATCACGTAAAGAAAAAATTAAACCGAATGGGAgactaaaaagaaaaacacacaaaaaaaagttaaaaaaaaatcttctgttGAAGAAAAGCTGAAGAGACTAATTGTCAGaaacacagtaaattcaaaagcTCTTCTGTCACTTGCAGGAAGCTTAACTGAGGgactttgaaaaacaaaaccatgtTAATTATTACAtgtgtgcttttcctgctatttcAAAACATCTCCAAAGTCTGTTTTATCACAAGAGAGGATAGCACTTTTTAATAAGAAATACTCCACAAAGGGTTTATAAAATAGTCCAGATGCTTTGCAGCTAAGGTAAGTGTTAACCGCTCCATTGGATAGCTTGCTAAAAAGACAGGACAAATGGACGTTTTATAATCAGGTATCTAAAAAGTTGTTTCCAATTAGTCGAATTTATCTGAGCTAACTGTGGTGCTCCTGCAAACTGGTTATTTTTAAGCAGGTTAATGTTTCATTCACGATTCATTACATGCAACAACTTTCCAAAAGCGACAACAGATTTTAAATCCAAAGGCAAATCCATATTTTCACATGTGATCTTTTGGAAGTTCTgggaaagacacacacacagacacacacacacacacacacacacacacacacatacacagacacacacacacacacacacacacacacacacacactctaattaGTGCATGTGAATGCTAAAATAGGTTCAAAGCTTAGTCTGTTAATTTATTGGATGTTGTTTAAATGATTCTTCAACTCAAATGCTTGTTAGTAAAAATTGTGTGTTGTGAGTAGAGGATTTTTTCGGAGAGGAGGAGCTTTTTTGGAAAAACCTAGACTCTGACAAAATGAGTGATCGCGGCAAGGGAGGAAAATAGTTGAGTCACCCGAACCCGTCAGCGCTCGCGAGGGCAGAGAGCCCAATGGCTCATCCATACAAACTGATGTCATCACTCTGGTAGTCAAATTCTGGACCGGCAGAATATCCGACTGTGACATAGATCTATATTTACAAAGATACTGCACTATTCTACATTGCACTAAACCACTGGATAAATTTGGCATCTGGTACGGAGTCAGAAAGTACAAGGTCAAGATGCACAAAGACAGAACCGgtcaaaatattgcaataccAAGTTCCATCTCTCCCGAAGACTGTTCAGCAGAAGGCTTGTGCAGCCTGTGTGGAGGAACAGGTCACACCTTTTTTGCCTGCCCTGACTCCTATGCAAACAAAGCAAGAGCACAGAAGCAGCCGGGTCTGCCGCCGACACACCAGCGGCCACCCGGTCTGTTGTTGGGTGAGCAGCCCGACACTCCACCTGTCCAGCTGCCGCAGCCCAGCAGTCACCCTGCCTATCAGCAGCAGCCCTCCAGAGAGTCCACCATCGAGCATTGTCAGCGGCAGCCCCGCCCTCAGCAGCAGCGAGACACTCCACCTGTCCAGCAGATGCAGGAGCAGCCCAGCACTCAGCCGGCTCAGCGGCAGCCCCCCGGAGAGTCCAGCACTGAGCAGTGTGACACTCCACCcgtgcagcagcaacagcagcagcagcagcagcttcctgtAGTGGAGCTACAGCCGCCAGCGCCTCCTGACGacatttcctctctgtcagGTGAGGGCAATTTAGTTATTGACAGTGAGGAAGAGAATGATGACAGTGATGTAGAGAGTGTTGATGAAAATGATGAACAAAGATATGAAAGTGCCAGCGAGAGCCCCAGCTCTGAGTTCAGTAGTGAGATGTTGACAGCTGGCCAGCGAGCCAGcagcacccccctcccttctcCCCCTGATGCAGAGTCTGCTTCGTCCGAGAGTAGCTCCTTCTCCCCCACACCTGAGTTTCCTGCTTCGACCAGTAATGAGTCAAACAGTGAGGTCCTGACTGAGTTAGTTGGAAAGAAAAGGCCAGCTCACTTTACCTCCCATAAAAAGGAGAAACGGCTTGATGACAAGCCTACACCTTAAGACTGACATCAGCTCTTCCCATGGGTTGCCACCTGGAATGCTCTTGGTATTCAGAGTTTGtcattaagaaaagaaaaaaaatgaatatctcCTTAATACTGACTTTGATATCTTATGTACTCAAGAACTGAGACTGACTACAAACAATGATGTTGAAAATGTTAGTAAACTGTGGCAAAAAGGGAAATGTGTAATATCTATAGGTGAAAGTAAAGCTGATGGTGTTGGTATATTTTTCAGACATCATGATGTTAACATAATCAGAAGAAGAGATATTATTCCAGGAAGACTTCTGATGCTAGATTGTTATTATCAAGGTGAAAAATATCGCATTATTAACCTGTACACTGCACCAGATGCTCGTAAGAAGGTCCAGTTATTTAAAAGACTTCGAGAATTGTTATTGGTTGGatataaaattattttatgtGGTGATTTTAATACAGTAACAGATGAAAATGACAGGTGCAGCACAATAGCATTTAAACTGAGCCCAGAAGGTAAACTCTTAAAAGAAATCTGTAATGAAGCTAAATTAACAGATGTATGTAGAGCTGTTCATCCTTCTGGTCTTCTTTTTACAAGGTTTGACAGTAAAACCAAAACTCGTATCGATAGAATTTATGTGTCTTCACATTTTAATGTATCTCATTATTCTGCTGTTTTCAGTGACTTCTCTGATCACTTCTTAGTGAAAACATTTCTGTCATGTGGAACCCCCACTAACAGAGGTTTCTGGAAACTTAACACCCAGTGTTCAAAGCATATAGATTTATTAATAGAACTGAAACAAGAAATCCGTAAAATAATACAGCTAAAAAGTCTATCCAAATCTAATATTAagttgaggaaaatattaaaacatagaATAAAAGatttctttaaatgtaaatgtagagAAATAAATGTAGTTAGAAATATAAATTATGATACATTAATGAAGACATATATTAATCTTAAACAGAAGAAGGAACGATCTATTGCAGAGGAAGAAACTATGTCAGATAGTAAATTTCAaatagataaatataacaaTGAACTGTTGTTTGGTATCTATAATCAGTCAGAATTTGAGGGCACAGGAAATTTAATCCATGCAATTAAATCAAGACACAAACAAATCCAAAGTAAATTTATTAAAtctattaaaaataatttatgtgATACTGTCCATGGTGAAATGCAGAAAAGAGAAGTGATCAGAGACCTTTGTGCTGATGcatataaaaaaatagaaaaacataCTGAccgtgtaaatattttgttaaaacatGTCCATTTATACAGCTCTCTGACCTTCACTGAACTCACAGGTAATATCCGAAAAGATGAAGTGGTGAATGCTATTCAGCAATTAAACTCTGGTAAAAGTCCTGGTCCAGATGGACTGCCCACTGAGTTTTATCAGTTATATATCGATGATGTAATTAACCTCCTTACTGCGATGTTTAACGAAGGTTTAAACAGCGGCTGTATGGGGGACTCATTTTATCAAGGAGTTTTATGTTTGTTGTATAAAAAAGGTGATGACACTGACATAGATAACTACAGACATATAACCATTATGAATACAGATTATAAGATACTTGCTAAAATAATTATGAATAGATTACATGATATATTACATAAAATTATAGATAAAGAACAAACCTGTGCAATTAAAGGTAGATTAATGTGGGATAACCTGAGCATCCTTAGAGAAACTGTGTACAAACCAGACAAAGGATTCTTTATCATTGGGCTGGATCAAAAGAAAGCCTTTGATTACATTTCCAGAGATTATCTCTGGGCTGTTATGAAGGCTTATGGTTTCCCTGGTGACTTTATTCATGTAGTTAAGTGTCTGTATGTGAAGTCAAGTGTCTGTGTTAATGTAAATGGTGTTTTATGTGAGCCCTTTGAGGTTGAGAGAGGGGTCAAACAGGGCTGCCCTCTTAGTGCTGCTTTGTACATTTTGGCCATAAGCCCtttaatcaaaataatcaaCTCTGAAAGTTTGATCTCTGGTATATGTGTGGGTCACATGCCCAAGTTTACAGCAATTGCTTACGCTGATGACGTCActgttattataaaaaaaacaattggaaATGGACGTTCTAACTAATCATTTAAATCTGTATGAACTAGCATCTGGTGCTAAGTTGAATCACAGTAAAACAGAGGGAGCTTGGATCGGAGACGAGAGGGACAAACCTAACATTAATGTTCAAattaatcatgaaataaaaattttGGGTATAACATTCTGTAGTAATGATTGTAGTGAAAGAAACTGGGAGCAAAAATTGACTGAAACCAAAGAAGAAGTAAAAAAATGGGAGAACTAAGGTACCAGTtataaagataagataagagataagatacacctttattgatcccacagttgagaaattccagtgttacagcagtcaaggggaaagagtcagattaaagatttcaaaatttaaaaacgtAAAacaaactaggcatgcaaaaagagtacaaaaatacaagaaacagcaataaataataataataatgagcagtgaataaaaagtgagcaatggattaaagtgaacatatttagtgcaaagtgaatattgtatgtgcaaataaacaacaacaacatgggggACAGTTATGCTTATTATGGAGTCCATAAAGTGTCTGATGGGAGttattagtcctcagagatgacggcttggctgtcatcctcctttctcccactacctgcacagagtccagagagcatcccaggacagagctggccttcttgatcagcttgtccagtctcttcctttCTGTAGCCGAgatgctgctgccccagcagaccactccgtaaaagatggctgatgccaccacagtgtcaaagaaggtcttcaggagcgccccctgcactccaaaagacctgagccgcctcagcaggtagagtctgctttggcctttcctgtatAAAACCAGAATCAACATCATTAATCATCAACAAACTGATCTGCAAgtccagtgacgttgtgggaacggagtgtgactctctgagggtggtgtcagagaggaggatgctgtctaagctacgaactatcttggacaatgtctcacagcCACTCCAcaatgtgctggtcaggcacaagagtactttcagtgggagactaccaccaagatgtaccactgagcgtcacaggaaatcattcctgcctttggccatcaaactgtacaactcctccctctgagtggccctgagactatTTCACGCACTGCAATAAtctaatttaacttgtgcaataaccccattcacccaGACTGTATATaatctgtttgtgtaaataatcttgttcagtttacaatatatacagtataggccaaaagtttggacacaccttctcattcaatgcgttttctttattttcatgactatttacattgtagattctcactgaaggcatcaaaactatgaatgaacacatgtggagttatgtacttaacaaaaaaaggtgaaataactgaaaacatgttttatattctagtttcttcaaaatagccaccctttgctctgattactgctttgcacactcttggcattctctccatgagcttcaagaggtagtcacctgaaatggtttccacttcacaggtgtgccttatcagggttaattagtggaatttcttgctttatcaatggggttgggaccatcagttgtgttgtgcagaagtcaggttaatacacagccgacagccctattggacaactgttaaaattcatattatggcaagaaccaatcagctaactaaagaaaaacgagtggccattattactttaagaaatgaaggtcagtcagtccggaaaattgcaaaaactttaaatgtgtccccaagtggagtcgcaaaaaccatcaagcgctacaacgaaactggcacacatgaggaccgacccaggaaaggaagaccaagagtcacctctgcttctgaggataagttcatccgagtcaccagcctcagaaatcgcaagttaacagcagctcagatcagagaccagatgaatgccacacagagttctagcagcagacccatctctagaacaactgttaagaggagactgcgccaatcaggccttcatggtcaaatagctgctaggaaaccactgctaaggagaggcaacaagcagaagagatttgtttgggccaagaaacacaaggaatggacattagaccagtggaaatctgtgctttggtctgatgagtccaaatttgagatctttggttccaaccgccgtgtctttgtgagacgcagaaaaggtgaacggatggattccacatgcctggttcccactgtgaagcatggaggaggaggtgtgatggtgtgggggtgttttgctggtgacaccgttggggatttattcaaaattgaaggcacactgaaccagcatggctaccacagcatcctgcagcgacatgccatcccatccggtttgcgtttagttggacgatcatttatttttcaacaggacaatgaccccaaacacacctccaggctgtgtaagggctatttgaccaagaaggagagtgatggagtgctgcggcagatgacctggcttccacagtcaccggacctgaacccaatcgagatggtttggggtgagctggaccgcagagtgaaggcaaaggggccaacaagtgctaaacacctctgggaactccttcaagactgttggaaaaccatttcaggtgactacctcttgaagctcatggagagaatgccaagagtgcgcaaagcagtaatcagagcaaagggtggctattttgaagaaactagaatataaaacatgttttcagttatttcacctttttttgttaagtacataactccacatgtgttcattcatagttttgatgccttcagtgagaatctacaatgtaaatagtcatgaaaataaagaaaacgcattgaatgagaactttttccaaacttttggcctgtactgtgtatatatatatatatatatatatatatatatatatatatatatatatacacgtttatgtttgttaataattcctatttatttaaatatatatttgtaaatactattgtttaaatttcctATATTTTCtcatatctttcctctcttgcaaggagcacctgtataatttcccctcggggatcaataaagtatttctgattctgaaaacTTTAATCCTGTCCAAACTCCTCTTCCTGGCTAACATCTTTCCTCCATCAGAGAAAATGattatgaaattaaatgaaCAGTGTGTTAATCTAGTGTGGGGTACAACCAGAGAGGTCACTAAAAGAGAAATAATGTTTAAAGGTAAGGAATATGGGGGTTTGGGGGCTGTAGACCTGGGCATTAAATTAAAGGTCGCTTTTGTTAGAAATGTATCTCCTGCATTCCTCAGAAATGCTCTCTGGATAGGGAACAGATCACTGTGGagaaaaaggagagggagagaccgaACTGGCCCAtattataaattattatatGCTGATTATCTAATGGAACACCaacatttaaatattgattGGTGTAGCTCATCcagcaaacatatttttaatacaattaataattataaatatggaggccttataaaatataaatacatatctgATAATTATAGCAATGAAgtgataaatatattaaaaaataaatccatgtCAGAGAGCATTAGAGACAACAGATGGCTGACATCAGTGGGCAGACTCCCAGTGAGAGCAGTTGTTTCATGGAGTTGTTACGTTACCACCAAAATATGTCCAATGAACAACTGCTCCGAGCCTGAAACTCAAGAACATCTGCTAATGAACTGTTACAGAGCACAAGAGGTGTGGAGCATTTTAAAAGGTCTGGGTGTGAATTTTAAAATATGCTACAAATCTGTTATGTATGGACTCTTGGATGAGAAGATGCCCCCGAAACACAAAGAGCTGTTTCAAATGTTCATCAGTGTAGTTTGTGTTAAAATATGGAAAACAAGATGTGCCATGACTCTACATC is part of the Epinephelus lanceolatus isolate andai-2023 chromosome 5, ASM4190304v1, whole genome shotgun sequence genome and encodes:
- the LOC117251474 gene encoding histone H2B 1/2-like, encoding MPETTVKAPKKGSKKAVSKSVSKSGKKKRRTRRESYAIYVYKVLKQVHPDTGISSKAMGIMNSFVSDIFERIAGEASRLAHYNKRSTITSREIQTAVRLLLPGELAKHAVSEGTKAVTKYTSSK